A portion of the Burkholderia pseudomultivorans genome contains these proteins:
- a CDS encoding GntR family transcriptional regulator: METGWSELAPDPLSDTPLYLQLARKLAGAIHGGAWRAGEALPSERLLSASVGVSRITARRALALLAEQGLIKRARGAGSFITPRVADPLSRLVGFTAKMRQRGFTPDSVWLSRRLRPASRDELVHLGLAPGAMVARLERLRRADGIVMAVEHSTLPAAVVPDPQALGASLYEYLEARGMNVVRALQHFRAVNATREIAKWMAVKPGAALLVITRIGYGADQRAIEVSETYCRDDYYDFVAELKR; encoded by the coding sequence ATGGAAACCGGCTGGTCCGAACTGGCGCCCGATCCGCTCAGCGATACGCCGCTCTATCTGCAGCTTGCCCGCAAGCTGGCCGGCGCGATTCACGGCGGCGCGTGGCGCGCCGGCGAGGCGCTGCCCTCGGAGCGGCTGCTGTCGGCGTCGGTCGGCGTGTCGCGGATCACGGCCCGGCGCGCGCTCGCGCTGCTGGCCGAGCAGGGACTGATCAAGCGGGCGCGCGGCGCGGGCAGCTTCATCACGCCGCGCGTCGCCGATCCGCTGTCGCGGCTGGTCGGCTTCACCGCGAAGATGCGGCAGCGCGGCTTCACGCCCGATTCGGTGTGGCTGTCGCGCCGGCTGCGCCCGGCGAGCCGCGACGAGCTCGTGCATCTCGGCCTCGCGCCCGGCGCGATGGTCGCGCGGCTCGAACGGCTGCGCCGCGCGGACGGGATCGTGATGGCCGTCGAGCATTCGACGCTGCCGGCCGCGGTGGTGCCCGATCCGCAGGCGCTCGGCGCGTCGCTGTACGAATACCTCGAGGCGCGCGGCATGAACGTGGTGCGCGCGCTGCAGCACTTTCGCGCGGTCAACGCGACGCGCGAAATCGCGAAATGGATGGCGGTAAAGCCGGGCGCGGCGCTGCTGGTGATCACGCGCATCGGCTACGGCGCCGATCAGCGCGCGATCGAAGTCAGCGAAACGTATTGCCGCGACGACTATTACGACTTCGTCGCCGAACTGAAACGCTGA